CTGATGCAGGGCATGTTTACCCCGGTGTCTTCTGAAAGTGACGAGAGATAGAAGACCTGCACTTATTCAGAGCAGAATGCAAGGGCAACAACTCTCCTCCACCGGCTCCGTTCTAAAGCTTGGGTGGTTTGTTCCTCTAAGTTTGTAGCGTGGCTTTTCCCTGATCCTGTCATTTTGCTCAATTAATGGTTGTAGGCTGTCATCACGCATATGTCCATAGCCCCGCACCATCAGAGCATCCCACTCCTCATAGGAACTTCTCACTCGATTTACTATTGGTGCTTTCTGGTTCTTGGCTGGGGCTCTCTGGTTACAGAGCCCCAGTCTGCAAGCTTCGCAGTGTGCACTGTCATGGGGTCCTTCATTGCTCCCACTAGTGATGAAATCAGGGATCAGTCGATCGGACACATCCTCTCCATAGCACACCTTGCGTATTCTCATCACCAGGCGGTCAACAGCTGCATCTATATTCTCAATGATGAACTCAGGATCTTCCAAAATGGCCACATTACATCTCTGGCATCCCTGTTTGAAGATCTGCATTTTCACACAGCCCTGAGGCTTTCGACGGCTGGCCTTCTTGATATGGAAGATCATGCGCACTTTGGATGATTCCCACCTTCGGCCACAGACGGAGCACTTGAACCTAGAGGTAAGAAGGCAAAAATATTACACAAGGTATATTTTGACATTCACATCATTTGTGGAACACATGAGGGTGTCCATGAGAGACCTGAAAATATAATATTAGTTGTGACCCTTTTAGGCCAAACAGTTACTTAACATTGTTGTTGTTTTTCAAATAAAGTCATGCAATAGGACAGCAGCACCACACCACTTTTTACTGTGGAGCTTGTATGCTTCTATAAACCTATCTCTCTGTTGCCATGAGACCCGTGCATTCGATTATGGGATGGGCCTGTCTACTTGAATGCCCTGTAAAGAGTAAATGTCAAGTGAACCTACAAAACCCATCTCTCCTAGGGAACAAGGCCCCATCCAAATTCTTGAATGGTGGCAGCTGGCAAACGGGTGAGCCCCAAAAATCTGTTTTAATTAGTATTTGCTCTGCTAACTGGTGCCTTGATGACACATTCTACCAGGGTTCATCTGGGGACTTTACTGGACTCACCACAACTCCTTACTTAAATGAACTTAGCTAGACTTTCCCAAACTAAAATGTCTTTAAAGTTTTAAACTTCTTCAAAGGGGCAAGCTGTAGAGGGTTAGTTAGGGGGTTTGGACACCATCCTGCAGCTTCTCGGTGCCAGTGGGGCTGCACAAGAGGCCAACATTGGCATTAGAAGTGCCCCCGCCCCATTGAACTACAGGCTGTGATGCCTTGTTTCCAGTGGCGGACATCATAGCTGAGCTGGTCACCCGCAGGCCGTGTCATAGCCAACTTTATGTTCGATGCTGAACCAGGTAAAGATTGCCTACTTTTCCCTACTCCCCAACATCATTGTTTGTCCTACACACCACCAGACAGTGAATGCTTTCCAAGCCATGTTCATGGCATTTGGGGGTTCACCTAATGTCACTAGGGAAATAGCCTGCACTGTGTGAGCTGCAGCTCTCTGGGTCACTGAGGAAATCTATAGAAACAGAAAAAAGCAACATATCTTCACCACGCAGAATGTGTATGATGCAGACCGAGGGTTCACACACTGCGGGATCCACCCATGACACCATGCACCTGAGGAACAGCAGAGCACTATACTCCAAGAAGTACCCCCGCCTCTGAACATGGATAGCAGATGAGAACCCCAAGCCCGTCCCCTCAGAGGATAGGAAATAAGTGACACAAGAAAGGACTCTAGTGTGTCATTTAGGATTGTGTGGGGATGGACCAATGTGGGCACTCGCCTCACACCTAACACACCTGAATATCAACATTATATTTGGGGCTTGCTGTGGTGTATCCAAGCTCTCACCTGATAAAGACTCTGCCTAACTTTGAAATGACCCTAAGCATGTCCCAATTCCCTATTACACTCCACTGACAACCTGAGGGAACTAAGGGGATGTACAATCAGGAATTAAATAGTTGATTATATCCATTAATGGCACAAGTAAATGGTGAGGTTGTGCAGATACAGGAGTATTATGTCAGAACACTGATGTCTGCTCTGTCCTTACAGATCTTATGGGTGTAGGCTGTTGACTCTTCAGAGTTCCCTAGGAGTGAGACCTGCCTTGATTTCATAGCAGCAACGCGCTCCTCCAGCTTCACCAAGGATTGTGCTGTATTGCTCCAGGGGTGTTGAGTTGCTTCAGGTGATGCAGCAGCCTCAGCCCGGTGGCGAGAGTCAGGGCCCCAGGCCTCAGTACCAGCCCCATCTTCTCAGAGTGGTCCATTTTCTCCCTTCTCATCCTCTTCCCCCTTATTCCCCTCTCTCATGCTGACTGGCCTGCAGACACCGCACAGCTGCTGGTACAGTGGTCAGGGTGTTGTGGTCAGTGGCCGGTAAGGCGGTGGATGTGGCAGGAGTCATGGCCAGAGAGGAAGTGGCAATGGGTGACAACTCCACTACAGGTGGCTGAGGTTGTGGCAACAGGGCAAGTGAGGCCTGGTGGTACCAGTCAAGGTGGCAGTGGAAGCTGTGGGCACAGGTGGCCTGGTGCATGGCTTGCAGAAGGCCTCTCTCCCTCACCTTGCATAGTCACATGCAACCACAAATGAGCTGGTGTCTAGTTGAACCATTCCAGATAGACCTTGGTTATAGGTaatggctcggagcaggttctgtaaCAACCAGTTTTGAGCTCTCAAGAACCGCTTGCAGTATGAGCTGTTGTGGAACACTGGCACTTCATGATTTGTGGACCCTCGAGGCAAATGTATGGACTTCACCGGCATTGGCTGCAGCATCAGCAAATCACCACTTGATGCACGACTTACTGCACTTTGCAGCATCTGTACCATGGAGCCTGAGAATGATACTGACATTCACATTGGCACTGAAGCTTGTGTGATGAAGGTGCACCCTACCCTTGCCACATCCTTTTGTGTCTTCAACCTCTCCACTATCAGCTCCTCCTTCAGCCCCTGCAGGCTCGTGAGGTTAATAATGGGCTTACACTTTTGCTCCAGGTTTGGACAGTCCTGGTGCAGAAACCCTCCAGTGCCCGGCTCTCCTGGTTGGAGAGGGCACCAGGTGTTTCAAGTTGTTGTACTTTTTATGTTATCCCCATCATCTCATAGATATGAAGACCAGAGTTTACCACTGATCTTGCAGCATATTTTAATCAAAGTTACACACTTGTCCTGTGGAGGACAAGCCCCATGAGATCTTCCTTGGGCCTTCCTAGCTTGGAGCCTCAAGCTTgctccttctcctcacctgtgagTTTGTAAATGTAACCTTATAGTCTTACAGGGGCCAAATTGTCCAGATGTTGGGGTCTGCacccagggcacaagtcggggtgCACGCGGGTAGACAGCATTCTCCCTCTATTTTCACAGGTTGGACGTTGTCCACCCTGCAAAGAAGTTGGACCCCACTGAAGTATGCTAAACGTGTTGccgtgtaattttcagacactgggGAACATTCAGCAAGGCCTGCACGTGGTCTGCTTTTGTTCTGAACACCAGCGTTCAGGTGATGGGGGCTTATTGCCTTTGCATCACCATATGACATAAAGGCAATGCAATACTaagataaatcaggccctaacggtATAAGTTGGTCCTTAGATTTCCCGtctgggttgcatcacttttttggtgcAACTACAGCGCAAAACCTCTTTCCTTAAATCTCATAATACTTTCAAATATACTCATGATAGACGTGCTAAACTTATGTGTGAGGTGTTAAgaactgatgtcacttcttgtgatgtcacttcctgtgaggtcatgggttttgATGCCACTTGCTCTAAtgacacttcctgtgatgccacgcgCTGTCACGTGCCatcatgtcacttgcatactgcctaacttggttagttgcCCCACTTCTGCTTTTTAGGACGTGCTCTATCTGCAGCGAAATAAATTCTGAACTCAAAAGAAGCAACATAAACAAGGCCAAAATGTTAGCAGTCTTTGATGTATACTGGAAGGTTTCCCAAGCCACTCTGTCTCTCCAACATGGAGCAGTTCCACCTCCTGGCTTTATGACAACTTCCTGTCAACGCACGCGCACAGTAATATTAAGATATATCATAATACTGGGAGTCGAAATACTGCACCCAGAATCTGCCAAGTATTTTCTATACTGTGCGACCCAGAATTAAAATGCAATTTTGTGTCTCGGAGCCGGCGCTAACTTGCAGTGACTGTCAGCGCGCGTTGAgagcgcattttttaaaatttgatttatttatttttatttttattttttcagtgaactcAAATCGAGGGCTGGCCCTTTGTAGAGGTGGAATGATGCAACATCAGTGCTACACCTTTGTCTGTGAGCTACTTCGGAATAGAGGTGGGCGAACCAAGAAGTTTACAGGGAGAGGCGAGCCAGGGCCGAGCCAAGGGTCTAGCTGGAATCTTAGAGCATGTGCACGAGCCGAGCCCTCAAAATGATTGCTTTGTAAATCACACCACAAACATCACCTAAGAGACGATAAAGGCACTTCCAAATTCAAGCATGTTATTTTCATAACAGGTGAAGCTCTGACATTAACAAACCACATGATAACGCTGCACTGTCTAGTACTTAATACAAGTGATAGGTTTTAAACATAAACGATTagtgctttaaccccttccccgccacagacgtaatggttacgtccatggcagcgcccgtgtggcgccatggacgtaaccattacgtcctgggactggacAGTCGGGGGAAGCGGccgccccccccactcccccaggccagggctgaaaggggaatcccttcccctttcacccccttccccccacccccaatcgcgcgctgatttcatgaaagggggaaagacgcgctggaagccatttgcttccagcgcgtctaagggagaaggtgagtttttcaccttcgtgcggggggatgcctctgaaagaggcatcgagggaaaggaaagggttttcctttccctcgatgtctctttgagcattcctgctgcccgatcgcgatgcgatcgggcagcaggaatgcccactagacaccagggatttgtctatggttgtgtgtttatagtgtgggggagcgacttctcgggcaaggattgctcccctttgggggcacatgtatttttcatcgtttctgccccccttgggggcagattggctgtatttttaggccaatctgcccccaaggggggcagaaagccactagacaccagggattttattgttgttttttttatttgtgttggggggcggccccttgggcaagggtcgcccccaggggcccatttgtattattgggcagttctgccccccttgggggcagattggcctatttttttaggcctttctgcccccaaggggggcagaatcccaatagcgccagggatattatatgtgtgtatgtgtgctttgtgtgggggtgtggccccttgggcaagggtcgctccccttgggggccaatgtatttatcggcatttctgccccccttgggggcagattggccttatttttaggccgatctgcccccaaggggggcagaaagccactagacaccagggattttattgttgttttttttttctgttggggagcagccccttgggcaagggtcgcccccggggcccatatgtattattgggcagttctgccccccttgggggcagtaggcctatttttttcctcctttctgcccccaaggggggcagaatccccatagcgccagggatactatatgtgtgtgtgtgtgcgctttgtgtgggggtgtggccccttgggcaagggtcgccccccccaaagggtgcaatgtaatctgggcgatttcttcccccccccccaccccccttgggggtagattggcctatttttttttaggcccatcttcccccaagcagagaacactagacacaagggaaaattaaaaaatggtaggtggcggagtgtttgtcaactggcgaagtatttgcttttatgataataacagtttttctccttgttgttctagttcaaagcttttgctgactttgctgtggcttgttgcagttttggcagtagttgtactgcggtttgcgtagttgcatgttttaggtaagtaaataaatttactccaagtgagtattgttgccatgcatgaatgacatgtttgtaggtggtgtactgaatgcaggattgtgtgtgaaattgtccttagatttatgcacagtgattattgtgttgtcttatgtctaatttgctttttttttttttctctttttaatgggatatcattggtgattgctgtggctgtgcagagtagttgctggtgagtcaagctttttcaggcaagtgagcagtatagtttttgagtttataactcttagtgataaagctacactttgttacttatcttacacagtgctggttgttggtggtgtatttgtccaaataatttttgtaggaaggatcatggctagccgtaggatgaccgctcagcaggttgttggtgtgctttttgagtcatcttctgaccatgaatatgagactgactctgcatctgaggcagaggagaaagtgcaggattctggaagtgaattttctgtcagagatgaatcatctgatgatgaagccactctcagtgctgatgaagggcctgttttagaggaggacagtgatgtgccaatggtgcaggagccagcggctgaaaggcttcccattggacgACCTGACACgttggttgcaccaaacatggagcagccacagttgcctgcgtttactggttttccagggtgtcgagttaatacggaaacctttttgcccgtcaacttttttgagttgtttatggacgatatatttttggaagagattgttgagcagactaatttgtatgcagagcagtttttgagggacaacgctgccagacttaggccacactctagagctagccggtggattcccacaaatctggaagagttgaaaaagttcctgggtttaacttttttgatggggctgataaggaagccatcgctgtcttcatattggtctacaagtcccttgatggcaactgctttatttcctgccatcatgagtcgtaactggtatgagcttcttcttcggatgttgcattttgtagataatgctttagccttgccacgagatcatcctgattctgaccgtctttttaagattagacctgtccttgatcatttggtagatcggttttcagagatctatgttccagggaaagaaatatctgtagatgagtctttggtcctgttcaagggtcgtttggtttttaggcagtacattcctagcaagagggcacggtatggaattaaattgtatatgctgtcagaaagtagtacaggatatgtttataatttccgggtctacactggtagggattccaatattgaaccccctggttgtccacccacttttggagttagtgagaaaattgtgtgggaacttggtagacaactgttgaacaaaggtcaccatttatatgtagataacttctacactggagttcaattgttcaaggagttgttcagagtggacactgttgcttgtggcacaatccgctctattcggaaaggctatccaagagagcttgtctgtaaaaaacttgagaagggacagtgcagtgcctttcgGAAtggtgagctgctagctctgaaatttgtagacaagagggatgtgtacatgctaagcaccatccatgatgagagtacttcacctgtggctgtttggggccaggttgccgaagtgcgcaaacctgtgtgcattttagactataataagcacatgggtggtgttgatagagtagatcagaggttagaaccttacactgc
The Pleurodeles waltl isolate 20211129_DDA chromosome 11, aPleWal1.hap1.20221129, whole genome shotgun sequence genome window above contains:
- the LOC138265238 gene encoding receptor-transporting protein 3-like; the encoded protein is MDQETWNILFQSKMADRGHWTLEVDNTAQSPPWWKQYTLHASARFKCSVCGRRWESSKVRMIFHIKKASRRKPQGCVKMQIFKQGCQRCNVAILEDPEFIIENIDAAVDRLVMRIRKVCYGEDVSDRLIPDFITSGSNEGPHDSAHCEACRLGLCNQRAPAKNQKAPIVNRVRSSYEEWDALMVRGYGHMRDDSLQPLIEQNDRIREKPRYKLRGTNHPSFRTEPVEESCCPCILL